Genomic segment of Mercurialis annua linkage group LG6, ddMerAnnu1.2, whole genome shotgun sequence:
AGTTGCCGGTGAACTCACCGATGACCATGAATTTCTGTGTTATTATCATCTTTCAGAGTTAATCAGTCTTAAATCCCTCTATTTGTTTCTACTTTTCGATGTCATGTTAGGCGCTGTCCAGGAGAATCCACTATGGAAAATTTGTGGCTGAGGCTAAATTTCAAGAATCCCCTGCTAGATATGAGGCTGCTATTAGGATGCAAGTAAGTTGCTTATACGAATGTTATGTTTAAATCCTTTTCTTCTCGTCTATATAACGCGTAGATTTGACGACGGGCCTCTTACATTGTCATCCTTTTGGTCTGTGGTATAGGATGGACGAAAACTGATGGAGTTGCTGACGTATGAATCCGTGGAAGCAACCGTTAAGAAGAGAGTAGAGGTGAAAGCAAAAACATTTGGCCGAGACTTAACAGGCTACCCGGAGGAAAATGAAGCTGAGCCCGGCTATAAAGTCGAGCCGAGATTAGTGGTGAACCTGTACGGGAATCTGATAATGCCGCTCACCAAGGAAGTTCAAGTGGAATACTTGTTGAGAAGGCTCGATTAGTGTAGTTACTCGTGCGACATTTTCTTTCTTGCTTTAAGGAAAACATGGTTGAAACAGTTTGTTGGATGTTATAATAAAGTTACAGCTTGTTCTGCATCAGTATCACTTGCTAGCATTACTTGCATATAATATAAGGCCTTGGTGGGGTACTTTAGACTAAATGGTTACTCAAGCTCATGAAAGTCTATTTTTCAAGAAAAGTCTATTTTTCAAGAAAAGATTGTCTTCATTGGCAACTTTTGAGCTGGAAAATTCATTTTCTTGAGCCCCACAAGTGTTCTATTCAACCGCatcttttgatttgatttatagGAAAAGAGGTGTAATATGCTCTTAATGTTTATCTGGCAACTGGAACATTAATTTAAGACCACATGAGAAGTATAAACAAgccatttataaaattttaagggCTTAACCCctgaaaaaccccccacctttcaatcccccttcgtttgcaccctcacctttcaaaatctccaattttacccaaattatcaccttttattttcaattacaccctaaaaatattaaattggggTTTTGTCactgaaaaaaatttgaaatcgatattttattttttaattcatattctaaatagttcttaatgtttaaatttcaacaataaaactatatttaatgatatttttaattgatttatattttatataaaaaaaattaacttttaaaattttagaaaatatggttttattgttgaaatttaaacattgaggactattcagaatatgaattaaaatataaattaacaatttgaacttttttttagtgtaaaaaaggctaatttaatatttctagggtgcaattgaaaatgaaaggtgataatttggataaaattggagattttgaaaggtgaaggtgcaaacgaagggggattgaaaggtgggggtttttCAGAGGATTAGCCAATTTTAAGGATGTATTTGAGacaaaaagaaaatgagaaggggtttatttattttttgagaaaCATTATGGATATATTTGCAATTTCATCCCTTATAAGGTATAGATTCGAGGAATAATTTTATCCTATAACTTTTAGGACCAACCAAATCTTCCTTTTCTTGCTATGAGTTGGCAATAATAATGCATTAGTGAAAATgtaaatttatagtgttttcttcaaattataaatttgactCTAATTGATCTTTTATACTAAATTCAGGAAGTAAATTAACTCTTTGTTGAAATAGAAAATGTATCACATTTACAATGATCCTGTTTTCAGTTTGGGGCCTTATATTTCTGTACAGACATTGAAATAGTATCTATAGTAGAATTTTTCCACCATTAATTGCTACAGAATAGTAGCACGGTTATAAGTCTTACAATTCTCTAAAAACAAATCTATTACTACTAATAATTTCACTAATTAATTCCGTAAAGATTgagaattgttttgattaaAAGGTAAGTAAttaatatgattatttttaattaatttaattatttagatattttatacatttaaaaatgtaaaaatatatttatctatgTGTAAAAATTAATCTTAGGCATGGCTATTAATGATGGCTAACAGAAtgcattaaaaaattataaaaattaatattttaactatataattcaaaccaaaatagttaatttatttacacatttatatttaaaataacaattgtTTTCATTATGAATTTAAAGGAAATTTTCCAAGTTATCTGATtttgaaacttatttatctcGGTATTTAATTTTTGGACTTTGTTTTATCTAATACcttttttatttaccaaaatagccttgtttattttttaattttaaaaatattttttttttacttttttacgTTTTATGTCTttcttttatagatttttttattttttttattttctagtggtatttttttataagtttttctGGAATTTCCGGTGTTTTTTATGGTCTTTCTATAtctttttatagtgtatttcatgatttttttactgtaaaaacatcataaaaattaaatcaattcgTTGTATACGGAATTAGTAGCAAAAACAGgacaaaaataccataaaaacataaatcaattcgtTGTGTAcgaaaaattttaattttttactttttcatccttaaaaaaaaattagctttcTTTTTTCGTAAATGGGCGTCTTTTGATGTAATCGATGTCAGTTTTTAATGCTTGTAGATGTGGTGGAACTAGAATTTtaagaggaaaaaaaaagagaagagaggaagaaaaaaaatggcggTTGTGTTTTGTTTCTGGGAGAATGAAGCTTAATTAGTAAGGTAATTTTcaagattaaattattaaaaaaaacagtgatgaaaattatgaaaaaatggTCAAAGATATTGTAATTATGTTGTAAAAGTAGGGTATAAAGAGTCCCATGAATTTATGAGATTATTTGAGTTCAAAATTTCtctttgattattttaaaaaaagaaattatgtttaatttttttcaaattaattattggccgaaggtacaaaaaaacccctGAACTTTTCGGGAAAGTACAAgacagcccttttactttttttgggtTCAAAACGAcccctcaatttttttttccgaaCAAAAAACCCCTTCCGTCCAAAATCTCTGTTAAATGATGACGTGGtacatatgaaaaaaattcaaaaacagcCTTAATGTTTGAAAAACTTACCAAATTTATACTTATAATCTTTTTTAACACATTTcaccatctttttctttttaacacATTTCACCATCTTTTTAACTCATTGAAGGGTCTTTTTGGacccaaaaaaaattgaagggtCTTCTTGTACTTTCTCGGAAAGTTCAgggttttttttgtaccttcggccttaattattaaaaaaaaagcagAGATGCAGACATGAGTATTGGATTACTAAAGTACcctaataaaatattgaaaattacATTCTGGAAAGGCGTTCGCCGCTTTTTGTTCAGCTGAAAACAGCTGCACTTTTGTCTCACTCTATCAACATTACTGTCAGCTTTTTAAGCAACCTTACCTCAAGTTGAGTCACGAGTTGAGTCACGAGTGAGTGAGTGAGTGAGTGAAAAACACAAGATTAGAACACAAGAAAAGAAGCAAACTTTACTGGTACCCAGTAGAATGGAGAAGGCGTTAACAAAAGTTAGCAGCTTGAAAGTTGGACTTGGCAATTCTTGGATCTCTAAGAAAGCCAAGGAAGAGTTGTCTAATATAACTGATGACTTCTCTGTAAGTTCTCCCATTTATTTTGATTCTAAACTGTAATGTGTTCAGTTTGTACGGATCTATAGGTTTTCTTTTCTCTGATTTGGGAAATGGGTCTTTCAAATGGGTTGATTTCAGGCAAAAAGAAAAAGGGTTTCCTTCGATGGCTTATGCTGTACTTGATTTAGTTACATGGTTTCAAAAAGGTtgtgaaattgtttttttttatacataaaaGATCATTAATGTTGTCTAAAGTTACTAAATTGGAAGAAATTTGAGCTGTAATTGTATTTtagagtattttaatttatgaattcTTTGCTATTTAGTATATTCTGTTCCTCTTTTTAATCATTGTTGTATGATTGCAGATTTTCTCAAATACTGTTGAAGAAAAGGCAAAGTGGGTTTTTAACAAGCTCAAAGGTATAAAATATCTCTGCATTTAAAAATGATTGATTAGTGATTACTTAACCAATATAGATCTATTTGTTCTCAAATACTGTCATGATGATCACATTACGTTAACTTGATATCTTGTCAATTTCTTTCAATTGGTTTGAGATGCCATTTTCGACATAATCTATATTCCAGGTCTCATACGAACACATTTAGATCATTATACGGTTTCTTTTGTAATTGGAAGGTAAAATTAAGTGTATCGTGTTGTGCTTTTGGAACAGATTTATTGGATAAATTACAGGATCTATGGCCTTCAATACGACCATATGCTGCTGCCTATGTCCTTTTAATCAAACCATCTCAGACTAATGATCGAAACATCTTCCTTTTAAAAATCTACTAATCAGCTGTTGAAATGTATTGCCAGAATATCATTAACATTCTCTTGTAACCTGCCTTTACATTGAATTGCATACTTTATGTTTGAgcaaaattgtttttttttcctcttaTTCTGTTCATGTAATTTGCTAGTTTAACATTTCTTCGTTTGAGTTTAAAGATATTATTCTATTCGAATTTGTTAATGAGGTTAAACTTGTTAAGAATGCTTCCACCAAAATTTTAACCGTTGAAAGTCTGTTTGATTCAAATGTTGTTGTTGGTATGAGTTCTTCGATGAAATCCAACAACTGATCTAAATATTATTCTTCCATAATGCTATGttagttaaataattaggcATTGTGAAAATCATGATGTGAAAGTGTTGACGGATGCTTAATATTTTGTGTTTTCTTTCTGTAGGAAAGCCAGTGAAAAGCTTGCCTGAGCTCCTGCGAGAGTATAATTTACCATCTGGACTTTTTCCCCAGAACATAACCTGTTATGAATTTGATGAAGCGAAGGCCAAGCTAGTTGTGTACTTACCTTCTGTATGTGAAGTTAGCTTCAAAGACTCGTCTGTATTAAGGTATGCAACTCGAGTAAAAGCAATCCTTATGAGGGGAAAGCTTACGGGTATTGAGGGAATGAAGACAAAGGTCCTGGTATGGGTTAAGGTCACAAGTGTATCAATGGAAGGTTACAAATCCGACAAGGTGTGTTTTACAGCCGGCGTCAAGAAGGCTAGACCTAGAATTGCATATGATGTGCCACAAGCTGCTGTTAGAGCAGATGAATTTTGAATTTAGTGATTTTTTTGCCAGAAAGTATTAATTCAAGTTATCACATTGACAAACATCAAATGTCATTCTATGAATATAATATCAAAATCTCATCATCTGTACTTCTATAACATGTGAAAATTGCGCTTGCAATCAGTACAAAAATTGTTAAACTCCACTATTATTCCATCAGTATGAATAAGAATTACAGGAATTATTTTGCTTAAACTAAATCTTCATGGATCCATATTTATAAGAATTCATTCCGCTATACCTTATACATCATGCTATTACAAAAATTGATAATTCCTATAGTTATAATTTAACTAGCATGGTAACCGCCCGGATGACAAAAATtatgttgtgtttatttgttGTGAAGATTATGAAAGATACAAAAATTGTGAATTTAATGACGATTCCTGTAAATATAATTTAAGCAGTATGGTAGTAATCATC
This window contains:
- the LOC126687231 gene encoding uncharacterized protein At5g01610 → MEKALTKVSSLKVGLGNSWISKKAKEELSNITDDFSIFSNTVEEKAKWVFNKLKGKPVKSLPELLREYNLPSGLFPQNITCYEFDEAKAKLVVYLPSVCEVSFKDSSVLRYATRVKAILMRGKLTGIEGMKTKVLVWVKVTSVSMEGYKSDKVCFTAGVKKARPRIAYDVPQAAVRADEF